A genomic window from Flavobacterium johnsoniae includes:
- a CDS encoding glycoside hydrolase family 117 protein, with the protein MLAILNKNRITTTISIGLVTLFLATSCGSSKQKEIVGYPWDIPQTKPNRALSAAMERLYDNYLTPRPEDNELFSSFKYTELKGFDYHNGDGTISRRDPSKIIFENGKYYVWYTKRDTETAPVGASRASESTENIPSTDWDLCEIWYATSKDGLSWEEQGVAIERPLLPQVGWRSVATPDILKWEGKFYLYYQGFMEASGKKGDHCPVTASYSDSPDGPWIAANKIIVENGDKGTWDQFSIHDPYPLLYKGKIYLYFKAAYGDRPDYLVGNGLAMADNPLGPFTKHPLNPLFNSGHETALFPFKEGIAALITSNGNESNTIQYAKDGVNFNIASVSALLPTAAGAYVPDAFTSNGNGRGISWGLCHFTDMGGPNKNYSILGRFDCDLSLDIYDPKMKNTNLFLKPEVYFSQKLSVEQLERIKKDKN; encoded by the coding sequence ATGTTAGCTATTTTAAATAAAAACCGAATTACGACCACAATTTCTATCGGATTAGTTACTTTATTTTTAGCCACTTCTTGTGGAAGTTCGAAGCAAAAAGAGATTGTCGGTTATCCATGGGATATTCCACAAACCAAACCAAACCGAGCTTTGAGTGCGGCTATGGAGCGTTTGTATGACAATTATTTAACTCCAAGACCGGAGGATAACGAACTCTTTTCGAGTTTTAAATATACAGAACTCAAAGGATTTGATTATCATAATGGAGACGGAACAATCTCAAGACGTGACCCTTCCAAAATTATTTTCGAAAATGGAAAATACTATGTTTGGTACACTAAAAGAGATACAGAAACAGCTCCTGTAGGTGCTAGTAGAGCTAGTGAAAGTACCGAAAACATTCCCTCAACCGATTGGGATTTATGTGAAATATGGTACGCTACCAGTAAAGATGGCTTGTCTTGGGAAGAACAGGGCGTGGCAATCGAAAGACCTTTACTGCCACAAGTAGGATGGCGCTCAGTAGCGACTCCTGATATTTTAAAATGGGAAGGAAAATTTTATTTGTATTACCAAGGGTTTATGGAAGCCAGCGGAAAAAAAGGAGATCATTGTCCTGTGACTGCTTCATACTCTGATTCACCAGATGGCCCATGGATAGCGGCAAATAAAATAATTGTCGAAAATGGTGATAAAGGGACTTGGGATCAATTTTCTATTCATGATCCGTATCCTTTATTGTATAAAGGTAAAATCTACTTGTATTTTAAGGCGGCTTATGGTGATCGGCCTGATTATTTAGTTGGGAATGGCTTGGCTATGGCCGATAATCCTTTGGGACCATTCACTAAGCATCCTTTGAATCCTTTATTCAATTCAGGTCACGAAACCGCTTTGTTTCCTTTTAAAGAGGGTATTGCTGCCCTGATTACAAGTAACGGAAATGAAAGCAACACTATCCAATATGCAAAGGATGGAGTCAATTTTAATATTGCTTCGGTTTCGGCTTTGCTGCCTACTGCTGCGGGGGCTTATGTACCCGATGCTTTTACAAGTAACGGCAACGGACGTGGTATAAGTTGGGGATTATGTCATTTTACAGATATGGGTGGTCCTAATAAAAACTATAGTATTCTAGGTCGTTTTGATTGTGATTTAAGTTTAGATATCTATGACCCGAAAATGAAAAACACGAATCTCTTTTTGAAACCAGAAGTATATTTTTCGCAAAAACTTTCAGTAGAGCAATTGGAACGGATAAAAAAGGATAAAAACTAA
- a CDS encoding glycoside hydrolase family 2 protein, whose amino-acid sequence MKTKLIILVFLGFIVSNAQTISLNGKWKFKASNSLSESELLQSDFSNWDTMQVPGNWDTHEKYATYVGKGYYQKDFRVPQKWQGKQIRVQFEAVYETAMVWVNGKLLGKHVGGYLPFEFNIAPFLKLGESNSIIVMADNSYKRGAWWAWGGISREVWLVATEDLRFVYQHIASIPDFEKGEINFSIKYKVENNGTNSATAQILPKIKGIDVAPVSVKINRNATAIAEIKFKRKLADFKFWHFDSPNLYQLTSELQVEGKKMDVTEDNFGIRKFEVRGEQFYLNNQAVRMNGVNRVHDHPKYGNTEPDGLIKKDMKDIQSLGCTFSRLMHAPLSKNLLDYCDKNGFLLVEEIPVWGDDDPQSFPNNPVTKKWMADMIERDFNHPSVVAWSVGNELRDAVADWDEKALTKDQYDYVNEMLDYVASLDTTRLKTYVTITSYRKGEIGTEPYEKVDFISMNSYGNAPVLAQKTHEKFQGKPIFVSEIGLSQIGNEPNSELRKELVTYIKELKQFPWISGVSLWSYNDYRSNYKGTPTSGYREWGIVDAFRKKKKKAYAQLKALYKEWEE is encoded by the coding sequence ATGAAAACAAAATTAATTATACTGGTATTTTTAGGCTTTATAGTTTCTAATGCCCAAACAATTTCATTAAATGGAAAATGGAAGTTTAAGGCTTCGAATAGTCTTTCTGAATCAGAATTGTTGCAATCGGATTTTTCTAATTGGGATACTATGCAAGTACCGGGGAATTGGGATACTCACGAAAAATATGCAACTTATGTGGGCAAAGGCTATTATCAAAAAGACTTTAGAGTTCCTCAAAAATGGCAAGGAAAACAAATCAGAGTTCAGTTTGAAGCTGTTTATGAAACCGCTATGGTTTGGGTCAACGGGAAATTACTAGGTAAACATGTTGGAGGCTATTTGCCTTTTGAATTTAACATCGCTCCTTTTCTAAAACTAGGCGAAAGCAATTCGATTATTGTCATGGCTGATAACTCTTACAAACGAGGCGCTTGGTGGGCTTGGGGCGGTATTAGCCGTGAGGTGTGGTTGGTAGCTACTGAAGATTTGCGTTTCGTTTACCAACATATTGCATCCATACCTGATTTTGAAAAAGGAGAAATCAATTTTTCTATAAAATACAAGGTGGAAAATAATGGTACCAATAGTGCCACAGCTCAAATTCTACCCAAAATTAAAGGGATTGATGTAGCTCCTGTTTCGGTAAAAATAAACCGAAATGCAACCGCTATTGCTGAAATAAAATTCAAACGCAAACTAGCTGATTTTAAATTTTGGCATTTTGATAGTCCTAATTTGTACCAATTGACGAGCGAACTGCAAGTAGAGGGAAAAAAAATGGATGTTACCGAAGATAATTTTGGTATTCGAAAGTTTGAAGTTCGTGGCGAACAGTTTTATTTGAACAATCAAGCGGTACGTATGAATGGAGTCAATCGGGTACACGACCATCCTAAATACGGCAATACCGAGCCAGATGGATTGATTAAAAAAGACATGAAAGACATTCAGTCTTTAGGTTGTACGTTCTCGAGATTGATGCATGCGCCTTTGTCCAAAAACCTTTTGGATTATTGTGACAAAAATGGTTTTCTATTAGTTGAAGAAATTCCGGTTTGGGGCGATGATGACCCTCAATCGTTTCCAAATAATCCAGTAACCAAAAAATGGATGGCCGATATGATCGAAAGAGATTTTAATCATCCCTCAGTGGTGGCTTGGAGTGTGGGGAACGAATTACGGGATGCTGTAGCAGACTGGGACGAAAAAGCTTTGACTAAAGACCAATACGATTATGTAAATGAGATGCTCGATTATGTGGCTAGTTTAGATACTACCCGCCTCAAAACCTATGTTACCATTACGTCTTATCGTAAGGGAGAAATTGGCACCGAACCTTACGAAAAAGTCGATTTTATTTCGATGAATAGCTATGGAAATGCTCCCGTATTGGCGCAAAAAACACATGAAAAATTCCAAGGCAAACCCATTTTTGTTTCTGAAATTGGATTAAGCCAGATTGGTAATGAACCCAATTCGGAACTGCGTAAAGAATTGGTGACTTATATCAAGGAATTAAAACAATTTCCTTGGATTTCGGGTGTATCGCTATGGAGTTACAATGATTATAGAAGTAATTACAAAGGCACACCCACATCGGGTTATAGAGAATGGGGAATTGTAGATGCTTTTCGAAAAAAGAAAAAGAAAGCGTATGCACAATTGAAAGCCCTTTATAAAGAATGGGAAGAATAA